The sequence GCCGGCTGCGGCACGACGTGTACGCCACGCTGGCCCGCTCCGGCGGGGAGCTACTGGAGACCCTGGATGCCTTCTTCACCGCCAGCGGCACCCTGGAGAGCACGGCCCGGGCGCTGTTCGTACACCCGAACACGGTGCGGTACCGACTGCGACGGGTGGCGGAGGTGACCGGGCTCTCTCCCCTCGCGGCACGGGACGCGTACGCGCTCCAGGTGGCGCTCACCGTCGGCCGACTCGACCCGGTAGTCGCCCTAACCCCGAACCGGACAACAAACTCGATAAATCCCAAAACAGGGCAATAGGCAGGCCGCATTGGTGGACCTTTGTAGGATTCCTCCAAAGGTTCTAGTGCGGTTTGGTGCAAGGCGGCACAGCGATACCCGCACGGATCCGGAAGAGTCATACCCGTGCTCGCCGTACTCTCCCCCGGCCAGGGTTCACAGAAACCCGGCTTCCTGACCCCCTGGCTCGACCTGCCCGGCACCGAGGCGCGGCTGCGCTGGTGGTCCGCGCTCGCCGGGGTCGACCTGGTGCACCTCGGCACGGCCGCGGACGCTGACGAGATCAAGGACACCGCCCGCACCCAGCCGCTGCTCGTCGCGGCGGCGCTGCTCGCCGCCGAGCACCTGCCGATGCAGGACGTCACGCTCACCGCCGGCCACAGCGTCGGCGAGCTGGGCGCTACCTCGCTCGCCGGGGTGCTCACGCCGGAGGCCGCGGTCACCCTGGCTGCCGTCCGGGGGCGCGCGATGGCAGCCGCCTGCGCGTTGGAATCGACCGGGATGGCCGCGCTGCTCGGCGGCGATCCTGGCGAGGTGCTCGCCATGGTCGAGAAGCACGGGCTGCACCCGGCCAACCGCAACGGCGCCGGCCAGGTCGTGGCCGCCGGTTCCCTCGGCGGGCTGGAGAAGCTCGCCGCCGAGCCACCCGCCCGTGCCCGGGTGCGCCAGCTACAGGTGGCCGGTGCCTTCCACACGCCGTACATGGCCCCGGCCGAGGCCACCCTGGCCGCCGTGGCCGCCGGGATCACCCCCGCTGACCCGACTACCATCCTGCTGTCGAACCTCGACGGCGCCGCCGTGAACCACGGCCGGGAGATGGTGCAACGGCTGATCCGCCAGGTCACCGCCCCGGTCCGCTGGGACCTGTGCCTGCGCACCCTCGCCGATCTCGGCGTGACCGGCGTGATTGAGCTACCCCCGGCCGGCACCCTCGCCGGCCTGGTCAAGCGAGAACTGAAGGGCGAGGCCGCCCCGGAGATCGTCACCCTCAACACCCCGGACGACCTGCCCGCCGCGCGAGACCTGATCGCCCGACACAGCGGCCTCGGTGGTCACGAGCCGATCATCCAGTTCCGGGTCGTGGTCTCCCCCGCCGCCGGTACCTTCGTTCCCGCTGACGAGCTGGCCGAGGGCGTGGACCTGCGCGCCGGTCAGATCATTGGCCACGTCGCCACCCGGCAGGGCTCGGTCGAGGTCACCGCTCACGACAGCGGCCTGCTCACCGAGTGGCTCGCCCACCACGACGACCCGGTGGCCCCGGGTCAGCCGCTGGCCCGAATCGGTGGCCACACATGACATCGCGGTACCCATGGCCGCACAGGGAAGGACAGCCTTGATGACGGGCAGCCGGATCGTTGCGCTCGGTCACTACCAGCCGTCCCGGGTGGTGACCAACGACGAAATCGCCCAGCTGGTGGAGAC comes from Salinispora tropica CNB-440 and encodes:
- a CDS encoding acyltransferase domain-containing protein, coding for MLAVLSPGQGSQKPGFLTPWLDLPGTEARLRWWSALAGVDLVHLGTAADADEIKDTARTQPLLVAAALLAAEHLPMQDVTLTAGHSVGELGATSLAGVLTPEAAVTLAAVRGRAMAAACALESTGMAALLGGDPGEVLAMVEKHGLHPANRNGAGQVVAAGSLGGLEKLAAEPPARARVRQLQVAGAFHTPYMAPAEATLAAVAAGITPADPTTILLSNLDGAAVNHGREMVQRLIRQVTAPVRWDLCLRTLADLGVTGVIELPPAGTLAGLVKRELKGEAAPEIVTLNTPDDLPAARDLIARHSGLGGHEPIIQFRVVVSPAAGTFVPADELAEGVDLRAGQIIGHVATRQGSVEVTAHDSGLLTEWLAHHDDPVAPGQPLARIGGHT